From the genome of Cedecea lapagei, one region includes:
- the phoA gene encoding alkaline phosphatase, whose product MKQSVIIASLLPLLFVSTPSQSQETSLPSLEHRAAQGDLTQPGGARRITGDQTEAIRASLNNKTAKNIILLIGDGMGDSEITAARNYAEGAGGFFRGIDALPLTGQYTHYSLDKKTKKPDYVTDSAASATAWSTGVKTYNGALGVDVDGKDHLTILELAKAAGKATGNVSTAEIQDATPAALVSHVTGRKCYGPGATSEKCATNALENGGKGSITEQLLNTRADVTLGGGAKTFSEVAKAGEWNGKTLREQADARGYQWVDSAAGLAAVTVANQQKPLIGMFADGNMPVRWEGPKASYHGNIDQPAVTCTPNPKRDASVPTLAQMTEKAIDLLKGNEKGFFLQVEGASIDKQDHAANPCGQIGETVDLDEAVQKALEFARKDGNTLVIVTADHAHSSQIVAPDTKAPGLTQALKTKDGAVMVISYGNSEGESQEHTGTQLRVAAYGPHAANVVGLTDQTDLFYTMKSAMALE is encoded by the coding sequence GTGAAACAGAGCGTAATTATCGCCAGCCTGCTGCCATTGCTGTTCGTCAGCACCCCATCACAATCACAAGAAACATCGCTACCTTCTCTGGAACATCGTGCCGCTCAGGGAGATTTAACTCAGCCTGGCGGCGCACGTCGTATTACAGGCGATCAAACCGAAGCTATTCGCGCCTCGTTAAACAATAAAACGGCAAAAAACATTATTCTGCTGATTGGCGACGGAATGGGCGACTCGGAAATAACCGCAGCCAGAAACTATGCCGAAGGGGCTGGCGGCTTCTTCCGCGGCATTGATGCTTTACCGCTCACCGGGCAATACACCCACTATTCCTTAGACAAGAAAACGAAAAAACCGGATTACGTAACCGATTCGGCAGCCTCTGCGACGGCGTGGAGTACCGGGGTAAAAACCTATAACGGCGCGCTCGGCGTGGACGTTGACGGAAAAGATCACCTGACCATCCTTGAGCTGGCAAAGGCCGCGGGTAAGGCAACGGGCAACGTTTCAACGGCTGAAATTCAGGATGCAACGCCTGCCGCGCTGGTTTCCCACGTGACCGGACGTAAATGTTATGGTCCGGGCGCGACCAGCGAAAAATGTGCAACCAACGCGCTGGAAAACGGCGGTAAAGGTTCCATTACCGAGCAGCTGCTGAATACCCGAGCCGACGTAACGCTGGGCGGCGGGGCTAAAACCTTTAGCGAAGTGGCGAAGGCCGGAGAGTGGAACGGTAAAACGCTGCGCGAGCAGGCAGATGCCCGCGGCTACCAGTGGGTAGACAGCGCGGCTGGCCTTGCAGCAGTGACCGTCGCCAACCAGCAGAAACCGCTGATAGGCATGTTTGCAGACGGTAATATGCCGGTACGCTGGGAAGGGCCGAAGGCATCCTATCACGGCAATATTGACCAGCCAGCCGTCACCTGTACGCCAAATCCAAAACGCGATGCCAGCGTACCGACCCTGGCGCAGATGACCGAAAAAGCTATCGATCTGCTTAAAGGCAATGAAAAGGGCTTCTTCCTGCAGGTCGAAGGTGCCTCAATTGATAAACAGGATCATGCCGCTAACCCGTGCGGACAGATTGGCGAGACGGTCGATCTTGACGAAGCCGTGCAGAAAGCGCTGGAGTTTGCGCGCAAAGATGGCAACACTCTGGTTATCGTCACGGCGGATCACGCCCACTCCAGCCAGATTGTGGCTCCGGACACCAAAGCTCCTGGCCTGACCCAGGCGCTGAAGACCAAAGACGGCGCGGTAATGGTGATCAGCTACGGTAACTCTGAGGGGGAATCCCAGGAGCATACCGGCACCCAGCTGCGCGTGGCGGCCTATGGTCCACATGCGGCAAACGTGGTGGGGCTGACTGACCAGACCGACCTGTTCTACACCATGAAATCGGCAATGGCGCTGGAGTAA
- the iraP gene encoding anti-adapter protein IraP yields the protein MKNLIAELLVKLAEKEEESKELVAQVEALEIVVTALLRRLDQGERSALVASIEGALDDASPKAAVPVQDTELLRQYLKKLLIHPRS from the coding sequence ATGAAAAATCTTATTGCAGAGTTATTGGTTAAACTCGCCGAAAAGGAAGAAGAGTCAAAAGAGTTGGTCGCTCAGGTGGAGGCCCTGGAAATAGTGGTGACGGCCTTATTGAGGCGGCTTGATCAGGGAGAGCGTTCGGCGCTGGTTGCCAGTATTGAAGGGGCGTTAGATGATGCCTCCCCAAAGGCTGCAGTGCCCGTCCAGGATACCGAATTACTCCGTCAATATTTAAAAAAGCTGCTTATCCATCCTCGTAGTTGA
- a CDS encoding multidrug efflux MFS transporter, which translates to MESWKVNLISVWFGCFFTGLAISQILPFLPLYVEQLGVTSHQALSLWSGLTFSVTFLVSAIVSPMWGSLADRKGRKLMLLRASFGMAVAILLQAFATNVWQLFLLRAVMGLTSGYIPNAMALVASQVPRERSGWAISTLSTGQISGVIVGPLLGGFMADHLGLRPVFFATAGLLMVSFLVTLLLIKEGARPKISKNERLTGKEVFATLPYPWLILSLFLTTLVIQLCNGSIGPILALFIKQLAPDSNNIAFMSGFIAALPGISALFAAPKLGKLGDRIGTERILMATLCCAVVLFLAMSFVTSPVQLGILRFMLGFADGAMLPAVQTLLLKYCSDQVTGRIFGYNQSFMYLGNVAGPLMGAGVSAIAGFRYVFAATAVVVLLNVWQLAVALKRKNARLQTADKKT; encoded by the coding sequence ATGGAGTCCTGGAAAGTAAACCTTATTTCGGTCTGGTTCGGCTGCTTCTTTACCGGCCTTGCGATTAGCCAGATTTTGCCTTTTCTGCCGCTCTACGTTGAGCAACTCGGCGTGACCTCCCATCAAGCGCTCTCTCTTTGGTCCGGCCTCACCTTCAGCGTAACGTTTTTAGTCTCGGCGATTGTCTCGCCGATGTGGGGCAGCCTGGCGGATCGCAAGGGGCGCAAACTAATGCTGCTTCGCGCCTCTTTTGGCATGGCGGTGGCGATTTTGCTGCAGGCTTTTGCCACTAACGTCTGGCAGCTTTTCCTGCTGCGGGCGGTAATGGGATTAACGTCAGGCTATATCCCTAATGCGATGGCGCTGGTGGCCTCTCAGGTGCCGCGCGAGCGGAGCGGCTGGGCCATTAGCACGCTCTCTACCGGGCAAATTAGCGGCGTGATTGTGGGTCCCCTGCTGGGCGGCTTTATGGCCGACCATTTGGGGCTACGCCCGGTTTTCTTTGCCACCGCCGGGCTGCTTATGGTCAGTTTCCTGGTGACCCTGCTGCTGATTAAAGAAGGTGCGCGCCCTAAAATCAGCAAGAATGAACGTCTCACCGGAAAAGAGGTGTTTGCCACGCTGCCCTATCCCTGGCTTATCTTAAGCCTGTTTCTTACCACGCTGGTGATCCAGCTTTGCAACGGTTCAATTGGGCCTATCCTGGCGCTGTTTATCAAACAGCTTGCTCCGGACAGCAATAACATCGCCTTTATGAGCGGCTTTATCGCCGCGCTGCCGGGGATTTCCGCGCTGTTTGCTGCGCCAAAACTGGGCAAACTGGGGGATCGAATCGGGACCGAGCGTATTTTGATGGCCACGCTGTGCTGCGCCGTGGTGTTATTCCTGGCAATGTCCTTTGTCACCTCGCCAGTTCAGCTCGGGATCTTACGCTTTATGCTGGGTTTTGCCGACGGCGCGATGCTGCCGGCGGTGCAAACGCTGCTGCTGAAATACTGTAGCGACCAGGTGACCGGACGCATCTTCGGTTACAACCAGTCGTTTATGTATTTGGGGAATGTGGCCGGGCCATTGATGGGGGCCGGCGTTTCGGCAATCGCCGGTTTTCGTTACGTTTTTGCGGCAACTGCGGTGGTTGTGTTGCTCAACGTCTGGCAGCTGGCCGTTGCCCTGAAGCGGAAAAATGCGCGGCTGCAAACGGCCGATAAAAAAACTTAA
- the ddlA gene encoding D-alanine--D-alanine ligase, with the protein MAKLRVGIVFGGKSAEHEVSLQSAKNIVDAIDKSKFDVVLLGIDKQGQWHINDASSYLLNANNPALIALNRSEKSVALVPGQTEHQLIEPRSAEQLSQIDVIFPIVHGTLGEDGSLQGLLRVANLPFVGSGVLGSAVSMDKDVAKRLLRDAGLNVAPFITLTRANRTKISFAEVEKQLGLPLFVKPANQGSSVGVSKANNEEQYHAAVALAFEFDHKVVVETGIKGREIECAVLGNDYPQASTCGEIVVNSEFYSYDTKYIDEQAAKVVVPAAIDADVNDKIRKIAVRAYQALECSGMARVDVFLTENNDVIINEINTLPGFTNISMYPKLWQASGIGYQELITRLIELALEHHQQDCALKSSITS; encoded by the coding sequence ATGGCAAAACTGCGGGTTGGTATCGTGTTTGGTGGGAAATCGGCAGAACACGAGGTGTCGCTGCAGTCGGCAAAAAATATCGTCGACGCCATTGATAAGTCGAAATTTGATGTTGTGCTGCTGGGCATTGATAAACAGGGCCAGTGGCACATCAACGATGCCTCCAGCTACCTGCTGAACGCCAATAACCCGGCGCTTATCGCCCTGAACCGGTCAGAGAAGAGCGTGGCGCTGGTTCCGGGTCAGACTGAACATCAGCTTATTGAACCCCGCAGCGCGGAACAGCTTTCGCAGATAGACGTGATTTTCCCTATTGTGCACGGCACGCTGGGTGAAGATGGCTCTTTGCAGGGGCTGCTGCGCGTTGCCAATCTGCCGTTTGTCGGTTCCGGCGTGCTGGGCTCGGCGGTGAGCATGGACAAAGACGTTGCCAAACGCCTGCTGCGCGATGCGGGCCTGAACGTCGCGCCGTTTATCACCCTGACGCGTGCTAACCGCACAAAAATCAGCTTCGCCGAGGTGGAAAAACAGCTCGGCCTGCCGCTGTTTGTCAAACCAGCCAACCAGGGCTCCTCGGTCGGCGTGAGCAAAGCCAACAACGAAGAGCAGTACCACGCAGCGGTAGCGCTCGCCTTTGAGTTTGACCATAAAGTGGTGGTGGAGACGGGTATTAAAGGCCGTGAAATCGAATGCGCCGTGCTCGGGAATGACTACCCGCAGGCCAGCACCTGCGGCGAAATCGTCGTCAACAGCGAGTTTTACTCCTACGACACCAAGTACATTGACGAGCAGGCTGCGAAGGTGGTCGTTCCGGCGGCGATTGATGCCGACGTTAACGACAAGATCCGTAAAATCGCGGTTCGCGCCTATCAGGCGCTGGAGTGCAGCGGCATGGCCCGCGTCGACGTCTTCCTGACAGAAAACAACGACGTGATCATCAACGAGATTAATACGCTGCCGGGCTTCACCAACATCAGTATGTATCCCAAGCTGTGGCAGGCCAGCGGCATCGGCTATCAGGAGCTGATTACCCGCCTGATTGAGCTTGCCCTTGAGCACCACCAGCAGGATTGCGCGCTGAAAAGCTCAATCACCTCGTAA
- a CDS encoding DUF2754 family protein, with translation MLTLKMRRDWHYYAVAIGLIFILNGVVGLLGLETTGWQSYAVGLVTWGIGFWLAGFIIRRPREESETAEP, from the coding sequence ATGTTAACCCTGAAAATGCGTCGTGACTGGCACTACTATGCGGTGGCGATAGGGCTGATTTTTATTCTTAACGGTGTGGTGGGCCTGCTGGGGCTGGAAACTACGGGCTGGCAAAGCTATGCGGTGGGGCTGGTGACCTGGGGGATTGGCTTCTGGCTTGCTGGCTTTATTATCCGCCGTCCCCGGGAAGAGTCGGAAACGGCGGAGCCTTAA
- a CDS encoding DUF2755 family protein yields the protein MADVSFSKAVIPATRVIMTTKTEGSVPGNIAYALFVLFCFWVATQMLNLIVQAPGVLEYLAQSNDASRPRIEMGLAVSTVFGLIPFLLGTLAIGIVALTLRLRHRRHSAWFY from the coding sequence ATGGCTGATGTTTCATTCTCGAAGGCCGTTATTCCGGCAACTCGGGTAATAATGACGACCAAAACGGAGGGGTCGGTGCCGGGCAACATTGCCTATGCGCTGTTCGTGCTGTTTTGCTTCTGGGTCGCCACCCAAATGCTGAATCTTATCGTCCAGGCTCCCGGCGTGCTGGAATATCTGGCTCAAAGCAACGATGCCAGCCGCCCGCGCATTGAGATGGGCCTTGCGGTCAGCACCGTGTTTGGGCTTATTCCTTTTCTTCTGGGCACGCTGGCTATTGGCATCGTCGCGCTGACGCTGCGCCTGCGCCATCGCCGTCACTCGGCCTGGTTTTACTGA
- a CDS encoding DUF1615 domain-containing protein: protein MALSLGALLVLTGCTTKGSTPTSTTTAAAKPIDIETVAQRKIPEGVKDRAGLAKDLLTTLKSQNLEQSEENICSVLAVALQESNLQADPAVPGLSKIAWKEIDRRAEGMHIPPLLVHTALRINSPNGKSYSERLDNVKTEGQLSAIFDDFLTMVPMGQKLFGSFNPVRTGGTMQVSVAFAEKHTDGYPWKMEGTVRQEVFTRRGGLWFGTYHLLNYPANYSKPLYRFADYNAGWYASRNAAFQSAVSRATGVKLALDGDLILYTSDKPSSTELAVRKLSRQLDMSDSEIRRALNKGDSIGFETTSLYKQVFAIAEKKAGQPLPREMLPGITLESPKITRNLTTAWFAKRVDDRRASCMLR from the coding sequence ATGGCGCTCTCTCTGGGAGCCTTGTTGGTATTGACTGGGTGTACAACCAAAGGCAGCACGCCGACCTCAACAACGACCGCGGCAGCTAAGCCAATAGATATCGAAACCGTTGCCCAGCGGAAAATCCCCGAAGGCGTAAAGGACAGGGCCGGGCTGGCAAAAGACCTGCTGACGACCCTAAAAAGCCAAAACCTGGAGCAGAGCGAAGAGAACATTTGCTCCGTGCTGGCCGTGGCGCTGCAGGAGTCTAATTTGCAGGCCGATCCTGCCGTGCCGGGGCTGAGCAAAATCGCCTGGAAAGAGATAGACCGCCGCGCCGAGGGCATGCACATTCCGCCGCTGCTGGTGCATACCGCGCTGCGTATTAACTCTCCCAACGGCAAGAGCTACAGCGAAAGGCTGGATAATGTCAAAACCGAAGGGCAGCTTAGCGCCATTTTTGATGATTTTCTGACCATGGTGCCGATGGGGCAGAAGCTGTTCGGCAGCTTTAACCCGGTGAGAACCGGCGGCACGATGCAGGTCAGCGTGGCCTTTGCCGAGAAGCACACCGACGGCTATCCGTGGAAGATGGAAGGCACCGTTCGCCAGGAAGTGTTCACTCGCCGCGGCGGGTTATGGTTTGGCACCTATCACCTGCTGAATTATCCGGCTAACTACAGCAAACCCCTGTATCGCTTTGCCGACTACAATGCGGGCTGGTACGCCAGCCGAAATGCCGCCTTTCAGAGCGCGGTCAGTCGCGCTACCGGCGTGAAGCTGGCGCTGGACGGCGACCTTATCCTCTATACCAGCGATAAGCCGAGCAGTACCGAGCTGGCGGTACGTAAACTCTCAAGGCAGCTGGACATGAGCGACAGCGAAATTCGCCGGGCGCTGAACAAGGGTGACAGTATTGGGTTTGAAACAACCAGCCTCTACAAGCAGGTCTTTGCGATAGCGGAGAAAAAGGCGGGTCAACCGTTACCCAGAGAGATGCTGCCGGGGATCACGCTGGAAAGCCCCAAAATTACCCGAAATCTGACGACAGCCTGGTTTGCTAAGCGGGTGGACGACAGACGGGCCAGCTGTATGCTGCGCTAA
- a CDS encoding LysR substrate-binding domain-containing protein: MELRHLRYFVTLAETGHFGQAAARLHIVQPALSMQIRALEDEVGGSLFTRTSRKVELTEAGRLLLPEARRTLEQAEHGKKIVQRALRGETGLVRIGFAGNAVVSGCLMNDVRAFRRLLPEVELQLQEMSPLALGEALRQRTVDVAYTPLMGELAEDIEAVKIAEWPMMVAVAEGSPLAAEKRITLEMLAQVPHIQFAAGEGDQALELVRERWGSEAPAPLYRASSTLGALAMVASGFGIALLPHSFTHMAIPHLVYQPISDRRLTAELLLLSRRDETQGAVKAWVRLALKNNHNET; encoded by the coding sequence ATGGAATTAAGACACCTTCGCTACTTCGTGACGCTGGCCGAAACCGGTCATTTTGGCCAGGCCGCCGCGCGGCTGCACATTGTCCAGCCCGCGCTAAGTATGCAGATTCGCGCGCTGGAAGACGAAGTCGGCGGGTCGCTCTTTACGCGCACCAGCCGTAAGGTCGAGCTAACGGAAGCGGGAAGATTGCTGCTGCCGGAGGCGAGACGCACGCTTGAACAGGCCGAGCACGGTAAAAAAATAGTTCAGAGAGCGCTGCGGGGCGAAACCGGCCTGGTAAGAATTGGCTTTGCCGGTAACGCCGTGGTTTCCGGCTGCTTGATGAACGACGTTCGCGCTTTCCGCCGGCTTCTGCCGGAGGTTGAGCTTCAGCTTCAGGAAATGTCACCCCTCGCGCTCGGTGAGGCGCTCAGGCAGCGGACTGTCGACGTGGCTTACACGCCGCTGATGGGCGAGCTTGCCGAAGATATTGAGGCGGTAAAAATTGCGGAATGGCCGATGATGGTCGCGGTGGCAGAAGGCAGCCCGCTGGCGGCCGAAAAGCGGATCACGCTTGAGATGCTGGCGCAGGTTCCTCATATTCAGTTCGCCGCCGGCGAGGGCGACCAGGCGCTGGAGCTGGTTCGGGAGCGGTGGGGCAGTGAAGCCCCCGCGCCGCTATACCGCGCATCCAGCACGCTTGGCGCGCTGGCAATGGTGGCCTCTGGTTTTGGCATTGCGCTGCTGCCGCATTCTTTTACCCACATGGCTATCCCGCACCTGGTTTATCAGCCAATTTCCGATCGGCGACTGACGGCTGAATTGCTATTGTTAAGTCGCCGCGATGAAACTCAGGGGGCCGTGAAGGCCTGGGTTCGTCTGGCCCTGAAAAATAATCACAACGAAACGTAA
- a CDS encoding nuclear transport factor 2 family protein, producing MNSDYLQDRLAINDLINGWMHRDLAQWDKLSALFHPEGTIEVTWFEGLASEFIKGSMRMGKSDISTKHLIGTPVVSFNSTQDKAISETNAMIIGQNHRLEMGATCHNRFYDMLEKRQGVWRILRRQVVYDFGSFDFPFGPVDIDKEAAKRYPAAYAPLAYLLEKSGFPVQRVFATQGSDLEMAMKKEAQSWLVG from the coding sequence ATGAACAGTGACTATTTGCAGGATCGCCTCGCCATCAACGACTTAATCAACGGCTGGATGCACCGGGATCTTGCCCAGTGGGACAAGCTATCTGCGCTCTTCCACCCGGAAGGCACTATCGAAGTCACTTGGTTTGAGGGCCTTGCCAGCGAATTTATCAAAGGCTCAATGCGGATGGGCAAGTCCGACATCAGTACCAAACACCTGATTGGCACGCCGGTTGTCAGCTTCAATAGCACACAAGACAAGGCGATCTCTGAAACCAACGCCATGATTATTGGCCAAAACCACAGGTTAGAAATGGGCGCCACCTGCCATAACCGTTTCTATGACATGCTGGAAAAACGCCAGGGCGTCTGGCGAATTCTGCGCCGCCAGGTGGTTTATGATTTTGGCTCATTCGACTTCCCGTTTGGCCCGGTGGACATTGATAAAGAGGCGGCAAAACGCTACCCGGCAGCCTACGCTCCTCTCGCCTATCTGCTGGAAAAATCAGGCTTTCCTGTACAACGCGTGTTTGCAACGCAGGGCTCAGACCTCGAAATGGCGATGAAAAAAGAGGCCCAGTCCTGGCTGGTGGGCTGA
- a CDS encoding MarR family transcriptional regulator, with product MSNSTDISPFPLHLGLLIHLSNQFKDQLIGQYFAPIGITGPQFKVLISIYKGFNSPVEVSKNLVMDTGAMSRMLERMVKRDLIVRHVNPEDKRQVILALTEKGQQICESFQNEALDSIIGMLTERLTPEESQQLNDLLLKMLPDEITERHL from the coding sequence ATGAGCAACTCTACGGATATCTCCCCCTTTCCCCTGCACCTTGGCCTGCTGATTCACCTGTCTAACCAGTTCAAAGACCAGCTTATCGGCCAGTATTTTGCACCGATAGGGATCACCGGCCCGCAATTTAAGGTTCTGATCAGTATCTATAAGGGCTTTAACAGCCCGGTTGAAGTCAGCAAAAATCTGGTCATGGATACCGGCGCCATGAGCCGTATGCTTGAGCGAATGGTGAAGCGAGATCTGATCGTGCGACATGTGAATCCCGAAGATAAACGCCAGGTGATCCTGGCGCTGACCGAAAAAGGGCAGCAGATATGCGAAAGTTTCCAGAACGAAGCGCTGGATTCGATCATCGGCATGCTCACCGAGCGCCTGACGCCTGAAGAATCACAGCAGCTTAACGACCTGCTGCTCAAAATGCTGCCGGATGAGATCACCGAGCGCCACCTTTAA
- a CDS encoding HlyD family efflux transporter periplasmic adaptor subunit: MQTSTEQVERMPSKRKRNFAIFLIILLLIGAGCVAWYMLYARYYETTDDAYVNGNQVTLTPQIGGTVTQVSVDEGDYVETGQPLVQLDPSDTEIALQQAEANLANTVRQVRGLYSTADNYRAQVAAKQVALQTAQSDYARRQKIFATGAIAAEDLSHYRDAVTSAQSDLAAAQQALRTNLAMVDDTVIDSHPEIKSAVATLRQRFLDNARSTIVAPVSGFVAKRAVQLGMRVDSGTTLLAIVPLDQVWVDANFKESQMQDMRLGQKVTLTADLYGDDVKYQGTIESLGIGTGSAFSLLPAQNASGNWIKIVQRLPVRIKLDPHDMQKHPLRVGLSMFARVDIRNADGHLLPQKTVAAPRFSTDVYQNALDNADKLVKKILHDNSQPVASANR, encoded by the coding sequence ATGCAAACCTCTACTGAGCAGGTTGAGCGCATGCCGAGCAAGCGCAAGCGTAACTTTGCTATTTTTCTTATCATCCTGCTTCTGATTGGCGCGGGCTGCGTGGCGTGGTACATGCTCTACGCGCGCTATTACGAAACAACCGACGACGCCTACGTCAACGGCAACCAGGTCACGTTGACGCCGCAAATTGGCGGTACGGTGACTCAGGTCAGCGTCGACGAGGGGGACTACGTGGAAACGGGGCAGCCGCTGGTGCAGCTTGACCCAAGCGACACCGAAATCGCTCTCCAGCAGGCGGAGGCCAACCTGGCGAATACCGTGCGTCAGGTACGTGGACTTTACAGTACCGCGGATAACTACCGGGCTCAGGTTGCCGCTAAGCAGGTAGCGCTGCAGACCGCGCAAAGCGACTACGCCCGCCGCCAGAAAATTTTTGCGACCGGCGCCATTGCCGCTGAAGACCTGTCCCACTACCGCGATGCGGTCACCAGCGCGCAAAGCGATCTTGCCGCCGCCCAGCAGGCATTGCGCACTAACCTCGCGATGGTGGATGACACGGTTATCGACAGCCACCCGGAAATTAAAAGTGCCGTGGCCACGCTGCGCCAGCGCTTCCTCGACAACGCCCGCAGCACTATCGTCGCGCCGGTTAGCGGTTTCGTGGCTAAACGCGCCGTTCAGTTGGGGATGCGCGTCGATTCCGGCACCACCCTGCTGGCAATAGTGCCGCTGGACCAGGTGTGGGTTGACGCCAACTTCAAAGAGAGCCAGATGCAGGATATGCGTCTCGGGCAGAAGGTTACGCTGACCGCCGATCTCTACGGCGACGACGTGAAGTACCAGGGCACCATTGAAAGCCTCGGCATCGGCACAGGCAGCGCCTTCTCGCTGTTACCGGCCCAGAACGCCAGCGGCAACTGGATCAAAATCGTTCAGCGCCTGCCGGTCCGTATTAAGCTGGATCCGCATGACATGCAGAAACACCCGCTTCGCGTAGGGCTGTCGATGTTCGCTCGCGTGGATATCCGCAATGCTGACGGCCACCTGCTGCCGCAAAAAACCGTCGCCGCACCACGCTTCAGCACCGACGTTTATCAGAACGCGCTGGACAACGCCGACAAACTGGTCAAGAAAATCCTTCATGACAACAGCCAGCCGGTAGCGTCAGCCAACCGCTAA
- a CDS encoding DHA2 family efflux MFS transporter permease subunit: MQDKAAFTPPSLLLATIALSLATFMQVLDSTIANVALPTIAGNLGVSADQGTWVITSFAVCNAIALPLTGWFTRRFGQLKLFVGSVALFTLTSFLCGFAHSMTELIIFRALQGFFAGPMFPMCQTLLLIIFPSSKRSMALALLSMVTVVAPIVGPITGGWITDNYSWPWIFYINVPIGIFAAIVVWTQLREREETTTIAPIDYIGIALLVLGVGLLQVVLDKGNDLDWFASPEIITMSVISAVALVSFVIWELGERHPIVNLRLFADRNFAIGTLSLTLGYAAFFAINIILPQWLQTQMGYTAIWAGLAAAPMGVLPLLLTPIVGRYASQVDMRLLATLSFLTMGASCLLRAQFNTSVDFRTIAEVQLFMGIGVAFFFMPITTIVLSNLHGVEVAEGSGLATFFRVLGGSFASSLTTWIWSRREVYHHANLTESVSAYNPSAVDYLHKMGGATQQHLAVVDKTIEQQAYMMSTIDYFWLLGWGFMALILVIWFARPPFVRAGAPGAPSAGH, translated from the coding sequence ATGCAAGATAAGGCGGCGTTTACGCCCCCCAGCCTGCTGCTGGCGACGATTGCGCTGTCGCTGGCCACCTTTATGCAGGTGCTGGACTCCACCATCGCTAACGTGGCGCTGCCGACGATAGCCGGTAACCTCGGCGTCAGCGCTGACCAGGGCACCTGGGTTATCACCTCGTTTGCGGTGTGTAACGCCATTGCCCTGCCGCTGACCGGCTGGTTTACCCGCCGCTTCGGACAGCTCAAGCTGTTCGTGGGTTCCGTGGCGCTGTTCACCCTCACCTCGTTCCTCTGCGGCTTTGCCCACAGCATGACCGAGCTGATTATCTTCCGCGCGCTGCAGGGCTTTTTCGCCGGACCGATGTTTCCGATGTGCCAGACGCTGTTGCTGATTATCTTCCCCTCCAGCAAACGAAGTATGGCGCTGGCGCTGCTGTCGATGGTGACGGTTGTCGCGCCGATTGTTGGCCCCATTACCGGCGGCTGGATCACCGATAACTATTCCTGGCCGTGGATCTTCTACATCAACGTGCCGATCGGGATCTTTGCCGCCATCGTGGTGTGGACGCAGCTGCGCGAGCGCGAAGAGACCACCACCATCGCCCCTATCGACTACATCGGTATTGCGCTGCTGGTGCTCGGCGTCGGGCTGCTTCAGGTTGTGCTGGATAAAGGGAACGATCTTGACTGGTTCGCCTCGCCGGAAATCATCACCATGTCGGTTATCTCCGCGGTTGCGCTGGTGTCGTTTGTCATCTGGGAACTGGGAGAGCGCCACCCGATCGTCAATCTGCGGCTGTTCGCCGACCGCAACTTTGCCATCGGCACATTGTCCCTGACGCTAGGCTATGCGGCGTTCTTCGCCATCAACATTATTCTGCCGCAGTGGCTGCAAACCCAGATGGGCTATACCGCTATCTGGGCCGGGCTTGCCGCGGCGCCGATGGGCGTGCTGCCGCTATTGCTTACGCCGATTGTCGGGCGCTACGCCAGCCAGGTTGATATGCGCCTGCTGGCCACGCTGTCGTTCCTGACCATGGGCGCATCGTGCCTGCTGCGCGCGCAGTTTAATACCAGCGTGGATTTTCGCACCATCGCCGAGGTGCAGCTGTTCATGGGGATTGGCGTGGCATTCTTCTTCATGCCGATAACCACTATTGTGCTGTCGAACCTGCACGGCGTTGAGGTCGCAGAGGGCTCTGGCCTGGCAACCTTCTTCCGCGTGCTCGGCGGCTCCTTTGCTTCTTCCCTGACCACCTGGATTTGGTCACGCCGCGAGGTTTACCATCACGCGAACCTCACGGAGAGCGTGTCGGCCTATAACCCTTCGGCGGTGGATTATCTGCATAAGATGGGCGGCGCCACGCAGCAGCATCTCGCCGTGGTGGATAAAACCATTGAGCAACAGGCCTATATGATGTCGACCATCGACTACTTCTGGCTGCTGGGCTGGGGCTTTATGGCGCTGATTCTGGTGATTTGGTTTGCCCGTCCGCCGTTTGTGCGGGCTGGCGCACCGGGTGCCCCTTCCGCAGGGCACTGA